One segment of Chromatiales bacterium DNA contains the following:
- a CDS encoding TonB-dependent receptor, with amino-acid sequence MHARWRASCLLVSLFATASAITSAAGVTGADDADIVVTGTRLPMTSAGLAQNVTVIERAEIQASHPSGIEDVLSRVTGIYVDQAGPAGGFMSMYLRGAENSHLLILLDGVKLNDPTTTRGSTYDLSAIDVNQIERIEVLRGPASAVYGGEALAGVVHFITRRTAVNGIEGSGYAAMGGDDESSLGALLNLGNGSLQAQLNAGHAESGERGDDATLDLDTVSGSLRLVDNGWFTGGIFAAQVERDSTGFPDDSGGPRLAVNRELTSRTSTDRRYGADLSVGDISGLQLTLKASEFKRQASDDNAAIDAGVRFPVPAFVTDTDFRRRDVAMALSKSYGTSGTFVAGAELADEDGQLDSVGDFFLDGSLQTLNFSLDRRTTAVFVEGRFPILSGLAAQIGVRHDRIDEGESSDSQTTPHLGLVWDLPGGSTTLKANFNKGFKPPSFFALGFPLGANPDLKPERSRNADLTLVRRIDSAGSALQLSLFRTRYEDLVDFDSDTFTNINRGTIVVQGIEPELRLQMDEHWRVQASASLLNIDERDGLQPLRNRPERTAAASVAHDFAGGHTAFVGMRYSGEFLDRSNPTGDIRMPSFTVVDAAGSLRFGALRVSLAIDNLFDRDYEQFVGFPAQDRRLRVELRGDF; translated from the coding sequence ATGCATGCCCGTTGGCGTGCCAGCTGTCTGCTGGTGTCTTTATTTGCGACTGCGTCGGCAATCACGTCCGCGGCAGGCGTCACAGGAGCTGATGATGCCGACATCGTGGTGACCGGCACGCGGCTGCCGATGACCAGTGCCGGCCTGGCGCAGAATGTGACCGTCATCGAGCGTGCCGAAATCCAGGCCAGTCATCCCTCCGGTATCGAGGATGTGCTTTCGCGCGTGACCGGCATCTATGTCGATCAGGCTGGCCCGGCCGGCGGCTTCATGTCGATGTACCTGCGCGGGGCCGAGAACAGTCATCTGCTGATCCTGCTGGACGGCGTCAAACTGAATGACCCGACCACCACGCGCGGCAGTACCTACGATCTGTCGGCCATCGACGTCAACCAGATCGAGCGCATCGAGGTGCTGCGCGGCCCGGCATCGGCGGTCTATGGCGGTGAAGCGCTGGCTGGCGTGGTGCATTTCATCACCCGGCGTACCGCGGTAAACGGCATCGAGGGCAGCGGCTACGCCGCCATGGGTGGCGACGATGAAAGCAGCCTCGGCGCGCTCCTCAATCTCGGCAACGGCAGTCTGCAGGCCCAGCTCAATGCCGGTCATGCGGAAAGTGGCGAGCGGGGTGATGACGCGACCCTCGATCTCGACACTGTTTCAGGCTCGCTGCGTCTGGTGGACAACGGCTGGTTCACTGGCGGAATCTTTGCGGCCCAGGTCGAGCGTGACAGCACCGGATTTCCGGATGACAGCGGTGGGCCGCGTCTGGCCGTCAATCGTGAGCTGACTTCCAGAACATCGACAGACAGGCGCTACGGGGCAGACTTGAGCGTCGGCGACATCAGCGGGCTCCAGCTGACGCTCAAGGCCTCGGAGTTCAAGCGGCAAGCCAGCGACGACAATGCGGCCATCGATGCGGGTGTGCGCTTCCCGGTTCCGGCATTCGTCACCGATACGGATTTCCGCCGCCGTGATGTGGCAATGGCGCTAAGCAAGAGTTACGGGACCAGTGGCACTTTTGTCGCCGGTGCCGAACTTGCCGATGAGGATGGCCAGCTCGACAGCGTCGGCGACTTCTTTCTCGATGGCAGTCTCCAGACCCTGAACTTCAGCCTGGATCGCAGGACCACCGCAGTGTTCGTGGAGGGACGCTTTCCGATACTGTCCGGTCTTGCCGCGCAGATCGGGGTGCGCCACGACCGCATTGACGAGGGCGAGAGCAGCGACAGCCAGACCACGCCGCACCTCGGCCTGGTCTGGGACCTGCCGGGCGGTTCCACCACGCTCAAGGCCAACTTCAACAAGGGCTTCAAGCCGCCGAGCTTCTTTGCGCTGGGCTTCCCGCTTGGCGCCAACCCCGACCTGAAACCGGAGCGCAGCAGGAATGCGGATCTGACGCTCGTTCGCCGCATCGACAGCGCCGGGTCGGCGCTGCAGCTCAGTCTGTTTCGCACCCGCTATGAGGATCTGGTGGATTTCGACAGCGATACATTCACGAATATCAATCGCGGCACCATCGTCGTGCAGGGCATCGAACCCGAACTCAGGCTGCAGATGGATGAGCACTGGCGCGTGCAGGCCAGCGCCTCGCTGCTGAACATCGATGAGCGCGATGGCCTGCAGCCGCTGCGCAACCGTCCGGAGCGCACGGCCGCCGCCAGCGTCGCCCATGATTTTGCGGGCGGACACACGGCATTTGTCGGTATGCGTTACAGCGGGGAATTTCTCGACCGCTCCAACCCGACCGGTGACATCCGCATGCCCTCATTCACGGTGGTGGATGCCGCCGGCTCGTTGCGCTTCGGTGCGCTCCGCGTATCGCTGGCGATCGATAACCTGTTCGACAGGGATTACGAGCAGTTCGTCGGCTTTCCGGCCCAGGACCGGCGCCTGCGCGTGGAGCTGCGCGGCGACTTCTGA
- a CDS encoding VCBS repeat-containing protein produces MSPDLQNANLKLFTLSAVLLAGSLVGGCDRPKPEATQAEVKSAGATAPGAELSGKQLVDLHCVRCHLAPDPADLAKEYWPYALHYMGNYVGMKGDEFDDMRVEPFPPELEPVQDYTKRYFLYDNNGFFRDFYPFKEHIPPQPEMSKEEFQRMRDYFVSNSRPWKEMEMQAPKAPLTKVFKPVKPKLELEPDALILSTLVDPQRQRLYVGRTVIDDWVGGGERREGFDKWDDVVVLNLATGKRIADQRVASDPIDMKLTETGMRLVTHGRFPMTKVGIGRITDWEFEGKTPRARMLINGEQRLVEHHTVDMNGDGLPDIVANAFGDGYADGAKSVLAIFYQTPGYQKLWQDAPAEIPPGPLAGALRENVLDRTAGLIGNTIADFNNDGRPDIAALVAQGRQELLLFINNGDETFTRHVLDRNTPSYGGNSLRAADFDGDGKMDLVVLNGDNVAGNHIINIIPAPRPQHGIRVFRNNGDLTFTKSYYYRMHGAIRSVVEDFDGDGDMDIAAISLFPQWNQDEPETFVYLENKGGFRFEPQSISREFFGVWCSIEAADVNGDGKKDIVLGLGNFPELVPPDWITNHKAMQGRKGKAESIIYLLNQS; encoded by the coding sequence ATGAGTCCGGACTTGCAGAATGCGAACCTGAAACTGTTCACCCTGTCAGCCGTGCTGCTCGCCGGCAGCCTGGTCGGCGGCTGTGACCGGCCGAAACCGGAGGCGACGCAGGCTGAGGTGAAAAGCGCTGGAGCTACTGCCCCGGGTGCCGAGCTGAGCGGCAAGCAACTGGTGGACCTGCATTGTGTGCGGTGTCATCTCGCACCGGATCCGGCAGATCTGGCAAAGGAATACTGGCCCTATGCGCTGCACTACATGGGCAACTATGTGGGCATGAAGGGCGACGAGTTTGATGACATGCGCGTGGAACCATTTCCGCCCGAGCTGGAGCCCGTCCAGGACTACACGAAGCGCTATTTTCTCTACGACAACAATGGTTTTTTCCGCGATTTCTACCCGTTCAAGGAGCACATTCCGCCGCAACCGGAGATGAGCAAGGAAGAGTTCCAGCGCATGCGCGACTACTTCGTCAGCAATTCGCGACCCTGGAAGGAAATGGAAATGCAGGCGCCGAAAGCGCCGCTGACCAAGGTGTTCAAGCCGGTGAAACCGAAGCTTGAGCTGGAGCCCGATGCACTGATCCTCTCCACACTGGTCGATCCGCAGCGTCAGCGCCTGTATGTCGGGCGCACGGTGATCGATGACTGGGTCGGCGGCGGTGAGCGCCGCGAAGGCTTTGACAAGTGGGACGACGTCGTGGTTCTGAATCTTGCGACCGGCAAGCGCATCGCTGATCAGCGCGTTGCCAGCGATCCGATCGACATGAAGCTGACCGAAACCGGCATGCGGCTCGTGACTCACGGACGATTCCCCATGACCAAAGTCGGTATCGGGCGAATCACCGACTGGGAGTTTGAAGGCAAGACGCCGCGCGCCCGTATGCTGATCAACGGCGAACAGCGGCTGGTCGAGCACCATACGGTGGACATGAACGGCGACGGTCTGCCCGATATCGTCGCCAATGCCTTTGGCGACGGGTATGCAGACGGGGCGAAGAGCGTGCTGGCAATTTTTTACCAGACGCCCGGGTACCAGAAGCTGTGGCAGGACGCGCCGGCTGAAATTCCGCCCGGTCCGCTGGCCGGTGCGCTGCGTGAAAACGTGCTGGATCGCACGGCTGGTCTGATCGGCAACACCATCGCCGATTTCAACAACGATGGCCGGCCGGATATTGCTGCACTTGTCGCCCAGGGCCGGCAGGAACTGTTGCTGTTCATCAACAACGGTGACGAGACCTTCACGCGCCATGTGCTTGACCGCAACACGCCCTCATATGGCGGCAACAGCCTGAGGGCTGCCGACTTCGATGGCGACGGGAAGATGGATCTGGTTGTGCTGAACGGTGACAACGTGGCCGGCAACCACATCATCAACATCATTCCGGCGCCGCGTCCCCAGCACGGTATCCGGGTGTTCAGGAACAATGGTGACCTGACATTCACGAAGAGCTATTACTACCGCATGCATGGTGCAATCCGCTCCGTCGTCGAGGACTTTGACGGCGACGGCGACATGGATATCGCCGCGATCTCGCTGTTTCCGCAGTGGAACCAGGACGAACCGGAAACCTTCGTCTACCTCGAGAACAAGGGCGGATTCCGGTTCGAGCCCCAGTCGATCAGCCGCGAGTTTTTCGGTGTCTGGTGTTCGATCGAGGCTGCCGATGTCAATGGTGACGGGAAGAAGGATATCGTGCTCGGTCTCGGCAACTTCCCCGAGCTGGTACCGCCGGACTGGATCACGAATCACAAGGCCATGCAGGGCCGCAAGGGCAAGGCCGAAAGCATCATTTACCTGCTGAACCAGAGCTGA
- a CDS encoding SDR family oxidoreductase, whose product MESLIHVRNKVALVSGAAKGIGAACAATLARHGASVIVADIDEQAGCAVVDAIVKEGGVAAFMSLDVTDEAQWQATVDTIVDRYGGLDVLVNNAGIAIVHTLLETSLEEWRRVHAVNLDSVFMGSKCAVEVMRPGGRSGRGGSIINLSSVGGIIGAEGLTSYCSTKGGVRLFTKSVAIECGRAGYGIRVNSVHPGNTDTPMFRQELEDMRRKGVVASTEEALKFYMDMQVLPDIGQPEDIAAMVLFLASDAARFITGAEFVVDGGLTAQ is encoded by the coding sequence ATGGAGTCGCTCATTCACGTCAGGAACAAGGTCGCACTGGTCAGCGGTGCGGCGAAGGGCATCGGCGCGGCCTGCGCCGCGACGCTGGCCCGGCACGGGGCCAGCGTGATCGTTGCCGATATCGACGAACAGGCCGGATGTGCTGTCGTCGATGCGATCGTCAAGGAAGGCGGCGTGGCCGCGTTCATGTCTCTCGACGTCACCGATGAGGCGCAGTGGCAGGCAACGGTAGACACCATCGTTGACCGTTACGGCGGCCTGGATGTACTGGTCAACAACGCCGGTATCGCGATCGTGCACACCCTGCTCGAAACATCCCTGGAAGAATGGCGGCGCGTGCATGCCGTCAACCTCGACAGCGTTTTCATGGGCAGCAAGTGCGCGGTCGAGGTGATGCGACCGGGTGGCCGCAGCGGTCGCGGCGGTTCCATCATCAACCTGTCCTCGGTTGGCGGGATCATCGGTGCGGAAGGCCTGACGTCCTATTGTTCCACCAAGGGCGGTGTGCGCCTGTTCACCAAGAGCGTGGCCATCGAGTGCGGCCGGGCGGGTTATGGTATCCGCGTGAATTCGGTCCATCCGGGCAACACCGACACACCCATGTTCCGCCAGGAACTCGAGGACATGCGCCGCAAGGGCGTGGTGGCGAGTACCGAAGAAGCCCTGAAGTTCTACATGGACATGCAGGTGCTGCCGGACATCGGCCAGCCGGAAGACATCGCTGCGATGGTGCTGTTTCTCGCGTCTGATGCGGCACGCTTCATTACCGGTGCCGAATTCGTCGTCGATGGCGGTCTGACCGCGCAATAG
- a CDS encoding MFS transporter produces the protein MPASHAPDARSSGMLLSCLLYPVGPAALILMPMIVGGLIDTHGFSEQQAGNIAALEGLGLVFASILAAAWIRRVSWVKALTVSFAAYAALNVVSANIQDYPPLLVLRCLTGLAGGSVFAVTVAALGDDREPDRAFGLAQAVQGVMMLGGFLAAPWLVQRWGVSAMYYMLAGASLLMMPTLSRFPHAGRVRAAVATGDVRQASHTGLIWMGLTASVVFFINVFGFWAFVERVGQAGGLPAQTIALALGVSQVMAIVGALAAAWASDRYGRYLPLLIVFIGQTAALFAVLGDFGAAAFFVSTGLFQALFIVGVSYQMGAVAKLDIHGRYLVTMTAAQGLGGALGPALAATLIREGGDYSRIMPMAALLCLFSTLMFLFIVWRSAKIDARATG, from the coding sequence ATGCCTGCAAGTCACGCTCCCGATGCGAGATCCTCCGGCATGCTGCTGTCCTGTCTGCTCTATCCGGTCGGTCCGGCAGCCCTCATCCTGATGCCGATGATCGTCGGTGGCCTGATCGACACCCATGGTTTCAGTGAACAGCAGGCCGGCAATATCGCGGCACTCGAAGGTCTGGGCCTGGTGTTCGCCTCGATACTCGCTGCCGCCTGGATACGCCGGGTTTCCTGGGTAAAGGCGCTGACTGTCTCTTTCGCAGCCTATGCCGCGCTCAACGTCGTCAGCGCAAACATCCAGGATTACCCCCCGCTGCTGGTCTTGCGTTGCCTGACAGGGCTCGCCGGCGGCAGCGTGTTTGCCGTAACGGTTGCGGCGCTCGGTGATGACCGCGAGCCGGATCGCGCCTTCGGCCTCGCGCAGGCCGTGCAGGGCGTGATGATGCTCGGCGGTTTCCTGGCCGCCCCCTGGCTGGTGCAGAGATGGGGCGTCAGTGCCATGTACTACATGCTGGCTGGCGCATCGCTGCTGATGATGCCGACCCTGTCGCGATTCCCTCACGCGGGGCGGGTCCGCGCGGCGGTTGCGACAGGGGATGTGCGGCAGGCGAGCCATACCGGCCTGATCTGGATGGGTCTCACCGCCAGTGTCGTGTTTTTCATCAACGTGTTCGGCTTCTGGGCTTTTGTCGAGCGGGTTGGCCAGGCCGGAGGCCTGCCGGCGCAGACCATTGCGCTGGCGCTGGGCGTCTCGCAGGTGATGGCCATCGTGGGCGCGCTCGCCGCTGCCTGGGCCAGCGACAGGTACGGCCGCTATCTGCCCCTGCTGATCGTGTTCATCGGCCAGACCGCGGCGCTGTTCGCGGTGCTCGGCGATTTCGGCGCAGCAGCGTTCTTCGTCAGCACGGGGCTCTTCCAGGCGCTGTTCATCGTCGGCGTGTCTTACCAGATGGGGGCGGTCGCCAAGCTCGATATCCATGGCCGCTATCTGGTCACGATGACAGCGGCGCAGGGCCTCGGCGGCGCGCTCGGCCCGGCGCTAGCCGCGACGCTGATCCGGGAGGGCGGGGATTACAGCCGGATCATGCCGATGGCAGCGCTGCTTTGCCTGTTTAGCACGTTGATGTTCCTGTTTATCGTCTGGCGCAGCGCTAAGATTGATGCTCGCGCCACAGGCTGA
- a CDS encoding hydrolase, which translates to MPEAKAPRPVAPYLAVGLSTVIYGISERKQIRHNIENIEEVIHAAVSMVNINMPVKIIALAEGALTGFTDEIFDLPHVMAARDLFIDIPGEETEHLGRLAKLYNTYIIGQCKARWPEVMADRYFNTLFVIGPNGKVVHKAAKNHIWCRERSCVPHDVYDRWVELYGDGIEAFYPVLKTDDIGNIGTICCSDGEYPEAVRALTFNGAEVVYRPSEATPMTTAGYPGGGTWMIQNQGHAEFNSVYMLCPNAGPVYLGATSKHPVDIAGGSAHIVDYRGQVVSYSASTNNSVVAATVDIEALRQFRAMSLNNNWLKDLRTELFSRMYEKPIHPKNLWLKDEPKSHAEVDEIYRANIQRLVDRGTWTKPAVEHPGCRYQPAGDDEISWDQMKQRLWAPWLDE; encoded by the coding sequence GTGCCTGAAGCGAAAGCGCCACGACCTGTCGCCCCGTATCTCGCCGTCGGTCTGTCGACCGTCATCTACGGCATCTCGGAACGAAAGCAGATCCGGCACAACATCGAGAACATCGAGGAGGTCATCCACGCGGCCGTCTCGATGGTCAACATCAACATGCCGGTGAAGATCATCGCCCTCGCCGAAGGTGCGCTGACCGGATTTACCGACGAGATCTTCGACCTGCCGCACGTGATGGCGGCCCGTGACCTGTTCATCGACATCCCCGGTGAGGAAACGGAACACCTGGGCCGGCTGGCGAAGCTCTACAACACCTACATCATCGGCCAGTGCAAGGCGCGCTGGCCGGAAGTCATGGCCGACCGCTACTTCAACACGCTGTTCGTCATTGGTCCGAACGGCAAGGTGGTGCACAAGGCCGCCAAGAACCACATCTGGTGCCGGGAACGCTCCTGCGTGCCGCACGATGTCTACGACCGGTGGGTCGAGTTGTACGGTGATGGTATCGAGGCTTTCTATCCGGTACTGAAGACCGACGACATCGGCAACATCGGTACCATCTGCTGCAGCGACGGCGAATACCCTGAAGCGGTCCGCGCGCTGACTTTCAACGGTGCCGAAGTGGTCTATCGGCCCAGCGAGGCCACGCCGATGACTACCGCCGGCTATCCCGGTGGCGGCACCTGGATGATCCAGAATCAGGGCCATGCGGAATTCAATTCGGTGTACATGCTTTGCCCGAATGCGGGTCCGGTCTACCTGGGTGCGACCTCGAAGCATCCGGTGGATATCGCCGGCGGCAGCGCCCATATCGTCGACTACCGCGGGCAGGTTGTGTCCTACAGCGCCTCGACCAACAACAGCGTGGTTGCAGCGACCGTGGATATCGAGGCGCTGCGCCAGTTCCGCGCCATGAGCCTCAACAACAACTGGCTGAAGGACTTGCGTACCGAGCTCTTCAGTCGCATGTATGAAAAACCCATCCACCCGAAGAATCTCTGGCTGAAGGACGAGCCGAAGTCCCATGCCGAGGTGGATGAGATCTACCGTGCCAATATCCAGCGTCTTGTCGACCGCGGCACATGGACAAAGCCGGCGGTCGAGCATCCGGGTTGCCGCTATCAGCCGGCCGGTGATGACGAGATCTCCTGGGACCAGATGAAGCAGCGGCTGTGGGCGCCGTGGCTGGACGAATAG
- a CDS encoding TonB-dependent receptor: MSTKRSIAPSLATALGVLAAFTGGVAQAALEEVVVTAQRREQNLQDVGISVTAFSEEMVRNMGFENTVDVTQMTPNLNYTTPQADSSQVNFFLRGVGLNDFADAQENPVAVYVDDVYKPAMGGLALQLFDIQRIEVLRGPQGALFGRNSTGGVIHYVTKRPSDVFDAYADASYGDYDQIKAEGAVGGPLADGVMGRLSLGYNHHDGWTKNRTPGVQDFNGADSIAGRAQLLFEPSDDLSVLLSGNYSRNSAAVGAWQHESTKPAPDGNTSLPLPADEDFWGTCPGCDAFGYVDTDGDPWSGDYDRPGQVRVKNQGLQANINWKVGGLDVTSITAYTNVKRLQEEDSDMNPFLVPPYSMDPPPPAAIRSFIAPTFEADTDTFSQELRVAGEAERMRWLAGVYYFNNQVDGHYQLNTDAIGFVDMDARYTQDTDSWDLFGQVEYDFAPDWTVIGGLRWTSEDKELDFVNIDNSGITAFCSTEPDPPAEGCFNPSPTPISAWRPAADYMILFNKSTVGSLAEQSDDYITGRLQVNWQANDDLLLYGSYSRGKKSAGFNNGFLDTTQIFGDNPLETIPFKSETLDAYELGLKSTVLGGTTRVNASVFYYDYKDFQTFQWLILNQVIFNADAEVYGAELEIESRPMDGLTLQLGAGVLDATAKDIPTVTGDAVRDRNMVGAPDFSLSGLARYEWPALEGTVAVQASGSYQKNIWYDIQNHPISKEDGYTIVNLRTSYTTGDGGWEVYAFVNNVFEEEYKVYTFDFTNLFGFNQVASGMPRWWGVGARVNF; encoded by the coding sequence ATGTCGACAAAACGATCCATTGCACCATCGCTGGCCACCGCACTCGGTGTGCTGGCGGCTTTCACCGGGGGTGTTGCCCAGGCAGCGCTCGAGGAGGTGGTGGTAACCGCCCAGCGGCGTGAGCAGAACCTGCAGGATGTCGGTATCTCGGTCACGGCCTTCAGCGAAGAAATGGTTCGCAACATGGGCTTCGAGAACACCGTCGACGTCACCCAGATGACGCCCAATCTCAACTATACGACGCCGCAGGCTGATTCCAGCCAGGTCAATTTCTTCCTGCGCGGTGTCGGCCTCAATGACTTCGCCGATGCCCAGGAAAATCCGGTCGCAGTCTATGTAGACGATGTCTACAAGCCGGCGATGGGCGGTCTCGCGCTGCAGCTCTTCGATATCCAGCGCATCGAGGTATTGCGCGGCCCGCAGGGCGCGCTGTTCGGGCGCAACTCCACGGGTGGCGTGATCCACTACGTCACCAAGCGGCCGAGCGATGTGTTCGATGCCTATGCTGACGCAAGCTACGGCGATTACGACCAGATCAAGGCCGAGGGTGCGGTTGGCGGCCCGCTGGCCGACGGCGTGATGGGCCGCCTGTCGCTCGGCTACAACCACCACGATGGCTGGACGAAGAACCGCACGCCTGGCGTGCAGGACTTCAATGGCGCCGACTCGATTGCGGGTCGTGCCCAGCTGCTGTTCGAACCTTCAGACGACCTCAGTGTCCTGCTGAGCGGAAACTACTCGCGGAACAGCGCGGCAGTCGGCGCCTGGCAGCATGAGTCCACCAAGCCTGCGCCTGACGGCAACACCAGCCTGCCACTGCCCGCAGACGAGGACTTCTGGGGCACCTGCCCCGGCTGCGATGCCTTCGGTTATGTCGATACCGACGGTGACCCATGGTCCGGCGACTACGACCGGCCGGGCCAGGTGCGGGTAAAGAACCAGGGCCTCCAGGCCAACATCAACTGGAAAGTTGGCGGACTCGACGTGACTTCGATCACCGCCTACACCAACGTCAAGCGTCTGCAGGAAGAAGATTCCGACATGAATCCCTTCCTGGTGCCGCCTTATTCGATGGATCCACCGCCCCCGGCGGCAATTCGTTCGTTTATCGCTCCCACCTTCGAGGCTGACACAGATACCTTCAGCCAGGAACTCCGCGTGGCCGGCGAAGCCGAGCGCATGCGGTGGCTGGCCGGCGTCTACTATTTCAACAACCAGGTCGACGGCCACTATCAACTGAACACCGACGCCATCGGTTTCGTGGATATGGATGCCCGCTATACGCAGGATACCGACTCCTGGGACCTGTTCGGCCAGGTCGAATACGATTTTGCGCCGGACTGGACCGTGATCGGCGGTTTGCGATGGACCAGCGAGGACAAGGAACTCGATTTCGTGAACATCGACAACTCCGGTATCACCGCATTCTGCAGCACGGAGCCTGATCCGCCCGCGGAGGGCTGCTTCAATCCTTCGCCCACGCCGATCAGCGCATGGCGCCCGGCTGCCGATTACATGATCCTCTTCAACAAGTCGACGGTTGGCAGTCTCGCCGAGCAGAGCGACGACTACATCACCGGTCGCCTGCAGGTGAACTGGCAGGCCAACGATGACCTGCTGCTCTACGGCTCCTATTCGCGGGGCAAGAAATCAGCCGGCTTCAACAACGGCTTTCTCGATACCACGCAGATCTTCGGCGACAATCCGCTGGAGACCATTCCCTTCAAGTCGGAAACGCTTGACGCCTACGAACTGGGCCTGAAGTCCACCGTTCTCGGCGGCACCACGCGGGTCAATGCCTCGGTCTTCTACTACGACTACAAGGACTTCCAGACTTTCCAGTGGCTGATCCTGAACCAGGTGATCTTCAACGCCGACGCTGAAGTCTACGGCGCCGAACTCGAGATCGAGAGCAGGCCCATGGACGGCCTGACCCTGCAGCTGGGCGCAGGCGTACTCGATGCGACGGCCAAGGATATTCCGACGGTCACCGGCGACGCGGTTCGCGACCGGAACATGGTCGGCGCGCCTGACTTCAGCCTCAGCGGACTGGCGCGCTACGAGTGGCCCGCACTGGAAGGCACGGTGGCGGTGCAGGCGTCGGGCAGCTACCAGAAGAATATCTGGTATGACATCCAGAACCACCCGATCTCCAAAGAAGACGGGTACACGATCGTCAACCTGCGTACCTCGTACACCACCGGCGATGGTGGCTGGGAGGTTTATGCCTTCGTCAACAACGTGTTCGAAGAGGAATACAAGGTTTACACTTTTGATTTCACCAACCTGTTCGGCTTCAACCAGGTGGCTTCAGGCATGCCGCGCTGGTGGGGCGTGGGCGCACGCGTGAATTTCTGA
- a CDS encoding polyhydroxybutyrate depolymerase — translation MAACSAVRQRLVYLTILLPVLFGLLTVAAWASAPASGDSHGQQTLLHAGVERHYLIRLPAEPVLRAGAVPLVLVLHGGGGNAENAERMTGFSDKARREGFIVVYPEGTSRFRQKLLTWNAGHCCGYAMKHQVDDVGFMRALITRLVKDYPIDPKRIFVTGMSNGGMMTHRLGRELSDQLAAIAPVVATVFGDESKAAHPVSALMLNGMLDKSVPHAGGPPGGRFSDSWDGAPAKPALDQGTYWASTDGCAREPVRRDQGTYIHWQYSCPGGKAVELYLLKDNGHAWPGGQKGSRRGDTPSTSLNATDLIWEFFAAHGKSR, via the coding sequence GTGGCTGCTTGCAGCGCCGTGCGCCAGCGGCTCGTTTACCTCACCATCCTCCTTCCTGTTCTCTTCGGGCTGCTGACGGTAGCGGCATGGGCGAGCGCTCCCGCGTCCGGCGATTCACATGGTCAACAGACCCTCCTGCATGCCGGGGTCGAGCGGCACTATCTGATTCGTCTGCCGGCGGAGCCGGTACTGCGAGCGGGCGCCGTACCGCTGGTACTGGTCCTGCACGGCGGTGGCGGCAACGCAGAGAATGCCGAGCGCATGACGGGCTTCAGCGACAAGGCGCGTCGCGAGGGCTTCATCGTCGTCTATCCCGAAGGTACCAGCCGCTTCAGGCAGAAGCTGCTGACCTGGAACGCCGGCCATTGCTGCGGCTACGCGATGAAGCATCAGGTCGATGACGTGGGTTTCATGCGAGCGTTGATCACGCGTCTCGTCAAAGACTATCCGATCGACCCGAAGCGGATTTTTGTAACCGGCATGTCCAACGGCGGCATGATGACGCACCGGCTGGGGCGGGAACTCTCCGACCAGCTCGCAGCGATCGCACCGGTGGTGGCCACCGTGTTCGGCGACGAGAGCAAGGCGGCCCACCCGGTATCAGCCCTCATGCTGAATGGCATGCTCGACAAGTCAGTACCCCATGCAGGCGGCCCGCCCGGCGGGCGTTTCAGCGATTCCTGGGATGGCGCACCTGCAAAGCCGGCACTGGATCAGGGTACATACTGGGCCAGTACAGACGGCTGTGCACGGGAACCGGTGCGGCGGGATCAGGGCACCTATATCCACTGGCAGTATTCCTGCCCGGGCGGCAAAGCCGTCGAACTCTATCTGCTCAAGGACAACGGCCATGCCTGGCCGGGCGGGCAGAAAGGTTCACGTCGAGGTGATACGCCGAGTACTTCGCTGAATGCGACTGACCTGATCTGGGAGTTTTTTGCCGCGCACGGAAAGTCCCGGTAG